The following is a genomic window from Serratia ficaria.
TCAGCGCGGTGCGCCGCCAGCACGCCGACTGGCTGGGCCTGGTGCCTGAGCAGGCGCGGCTGGAGATGCTGGCCCACCTGACCCAGTGGAATATCAAGGAAATGACCGAAAAGCAGTACCGCGAACATCTTTGAACGACGCTGCGGCTTGAAATAGGCAGGGCAAAAGAGTTTCTGAGTAATGGTGCAATTTCACCAGCCAGTGGGGCAACCCACTGGTTTTTTTATCGTCGGCAACGCCATCTCCTTGCAATTTCCAGCGCGTAGCCTAAGGTTTTCACTTCTGCTTTAGGGTCAGGGACGAAGATATGCAACACCTGAGCTGGCTGTCACGACGTTTTAATCCCATTTTTGCCGCTTTCCTGCTGATCGCCTTTCTTTCGGGCATCGCCGGCGCCTTGCTGGCGCCGACGCTGAGCCTGTTTCTCACCACCGAGGTGCAGGTGCGGCCGCTGTGGGTCGGTTTGTTCTATACCGCCAACGCCGTCGCCGGCATTGCCGTCAGCTTCCTGCTGGCCAAGCGTTCCGACACCCGCGGCGATCGCCGCATGCTGATCCTGCTGTGCTGCCTGATGGCGGTCGGCAACTGCCTGCTGTTCGCCTTCAACCGCGACTACCTGACGTTGATCACCGCCGGGGTGCTGATGTCGGCGGTCGCCAACACCGCCATGCCGCAGATTTTCGCACTGGCGCGCGAATACGCCGACAGCGAAGCGCGCGAGGTGGTGATGTTCAGTTCGGTGATGCGCGCGCAGCTGTCGCTGGCCTGGGTGGTGGGCCCGCCGCTGTCCTTCGCGCTGGCGTTGAGCTACGGCTTCACGGCGATGTTCCTGATCGCCGCCGCCACCTTTGCCCTGTGTACGCTGTTGGTGTGGTTCACCCTGCCGTCGGTGCCGCGTGCACAAGAGGCGGGCGATAGTTTGCAGGGCGGCGCCTCCGCGCCGATCGCGCCCGCCAGCGCCTGGCGCAACCGCGACGTGCGGCTGCTGTTTATCGCCTCGATGCTGATGTGGACCTGCAACACCATGTACATCATCGACATGCCGCTGTACATCACCGCCGATCTCGGCCTGCCGGAGAGCCTGGCGGGGCTGCTGATGGGTACCGCCGCCGGGCTGGAGATCCCGGCGATGCTGCTGGCCGGTTATTACGTCAAACGCTTCGGCAAGCGCAACATGATGCTGTTCGCGGTCGCGGCGGGCGTGCTGTTTTACCTCGGGCTGGTGGTGTTCAAGGTCAAGCTGGCGCTGATCGCGCTGCAGCTGCTCAACGCCGTTTTTATCGGCATTATCGCCGGTATCGGCATGCTCTATTTCCAGGACCTGATGCCTGGGCGGCCGGGCGCCGCCACCACGCTGTTCACCAACAGCATTTCCACCGGGGTGATCCTGGCCGGGGTGCTGCAGGGGGCGCTGGTGGAAAACCTGGGGCACTACGCGGTTTACTGGCTGGCGGCGCTGCTGGCGGTGGCGGCGCTGTGGATCAGCGCCCGGGTGCGCGAAGTGTGAGATCGAACGCCGTCATTATTGACGCAAGTCATTGAGAAGCTTAAGCCACACGCCCAAGCTAAACGGACACAGAGCGCGATCGCCGCGTTCTCGCCCATCTTGCCGTTGAGATGCCGATCCGTTTAGAAAAGTGGGTACGTTATGGATAAACTGACACCGCTCAAGCCCGTTCCTTCCCTGTGCGCCGTCGCCGCCACGCTGATCGTCTGGTTCTTCATTCCGGTGCCGGAAGGCGTGGCGCCCAATGCCTGGCAGCTGCTGGCGCTGTTTATCGGCACCATCATCGCCATCATCGGCAAGGCGATGCCGATCGGCGCCGTTGCGGTGATCGCCATCGCGCTGGTGGCGGTGACCGGCGTAACCCACCCCGGCAAGCCGGGCGCGGCGCTGGACGACGCGCTCAGCGGCTTCTCCAACCCGCTGATCTGGCTGATCGGCTTTTCTATCATGATCTCCCTCAGCCTGAACAAAACCGGCCTGGGGGCGCGCATCGGTTACTATTTCATTTCGCTGTTCGGCAAAAAAACGCTGGGCATCGCCTATGCGCTGACGCTGGCGGAAACCACCCTGGCGCCGGTGACCCCCAGCAACACCGCGCGCGGCGGCGGCATTATTCACCCGATCATGAAGTCGATCGCCGACAGCTTCGGCTCCAGGCCCGAGCTGAATACCTCCGGCAAAATCGGCCGCTATCTGTCGCTGGTCAACTACAACATCAACCCGGTCACCTCGGCGATGTTTATTACCGCCACCGCGCCTAACCCGCTGATCGTCAGCCTGATCGCCAAAGGCACTCAGGGCAGCTTCGAGCTTTCCTGGTCGATGTGGGCGGTGGCCGCGCTGGTGCCCGGGCTGTGTTCACTGATCGTCATGCCGCTGGTGATTTACCTGCTGTATCCGCCGGAGGTGAAAAGCACCCCGGATGCGCCGCGTTTCGCCCGCGAGAAACTGCAGGCGCTGGGGCCGGTGACGCTGCCGGAGAAAATCACCCTGGCGGTGTTCGCGCTGCTGTTGGTGCTGTGGGCCGGCATTCCGGCGATGATCTTCGGGCCGGCGCTGGCGGTGCATCCGACCACCGCGGCGCTGATTGGCCTGGCGGCGCTGCTGGCCACCGGCGTGTTGAGCTGGGAAGACGTGCTGAAACACAAAGGGGCCTGGGACACCGTGGTGTGGTTCTCGGCGCTGGTGATGATGGCCAGCTTCCTCGGCAAGCTGGGCTTGATCGGCTGGCTGTCGCAGACCGTGGGCGGCGGCATCGCGCATATTGGCATGAGCTGGGTCGGCGGCACCGTGCTGCTCACCATTATTTATCTGTATTCTCACTACTTCTTCGCCAGCACCACCGCGCACGTTACCGCGATGTTCGCCGCCTTCTTCGCCGCCGGGATAGCGCTTGGCGCGCCGCCGGCGCTGCTGGGGCTGATTCTGGCGTTCTCTTCTTCGCTGATGATGTCGCTGACCCACTACGGCACCGGCACCGCGCCGATTATCTTCGGTTCCGGCTATGTGACGCTGGGCGAGTGGTGGAAGGCGGGGCTGGTGATGAGCGTAATCAACCTGCTGATCTGGATGCTGATCGGCGGGGCATGGTGGAAGTGGTTGGGTTACTGGTGATACCCGTCATACTTGAAACTGCCGCCGTGTTGGCTGCGTAAGTGCACCCCTGTCACTTAGTACACTAAGCTCCAGGGGATTAACTTACTTGCCGCCTTGCCGCAGTTCCAATTATTTAGGGTATACGCCGATGATCAGTTCAGAAACGCCGGCTGCTGCGCTTCGTAGCGGGAGATGTCCGCTTCGTGCTGCAGCGTCAGGCCGATG
Proteins encoded in this region:
- a CDS encoding DASS family sodium-coupled anion symporter; this encodes MDKLTPLKPVPSLCAVAATLIVWFFIPVPEGVAPNAWQLLALFIGTIIAIIGKAMPIGAVAVIAIALVAVTGVTHPGKPGAALDDALSGFSNPLIWLIGFSIMISLSLNKTGLGARIGYYFISLFGKKTLGIAYALTLAETTLAPVTPSNTARGGGIIHPIMKSIADSFGSRPELNTSGKIGRYLSLVNYNINPVTSAMFITATAPNPLIVSLIAKGTQGSFELSWSMWAVAALVPGLCSLIVMPLVIYLLYPPEVKSTPDAPRFAREKLQALGPVTLPEKITLAVFALLLVLWAGIPAMIFGPALAVHPTTAALIGLAALLATGVLSWEDVLKHKGAWDTVVWFSALVMMASFLGKLGLIGWLSQTVGGGIAHIGMSWVGGTVLLTIIYLYSHYFFASTTAHVTAMFAAFFAAGIALGAPPALLGLILAFSSSLMMSLTHYGTGTAPIIFGSGYVTLGEWWKAGLVMSVINLLIWMLIGGAWWKWLGYW
- the sgrT gene encoding glucose uptake inhibitor SgrT — encoded protein: MMKAFLSKQFYQRYFSAVRRQHADWLGLVPEQARLEMLAHLTQWNIKEMTEKQYREHL
- a CDS encoding MFS transporter, which translates into the protein MQHLSWLSRRFNPIFAAFLLIAFLSGIAGALLAPTLSLFLTTEVQVRPLWVGLFYTANAVAGIAVSFLLAKRSDTRGDRRMLILLCCLMAVGNCLLFAFNRDYLTLITAGVLMSAVANTAMPQIFALAREYADSEAREVVMFSSVMRAQLSLAWVVGPPLSFALALSYGFTAMFLIAAATFALCTLLVWFTLPSVPRAQEAGDSLQGGASAPIAPASAWRNRDVRLLFIASMLMWTCNTMYIIDMPLYITADLGLPESLAGLLMGTAAGLEIPAMLLAGYYVKRFGKRNMMLFAVAAGVLFYLGLVVFKVKLALIALQLLNAVFIGIIAGIGMLYFQDLMPGRPGAATTLFTNSISTGVILAGVLQGALVENLGHYAVYWLAALLAVAALWISARVREV